In Magallana gigas chromosome 1, xbMagGiga1.1, whole genome shotgun sequence, the sequence acctcAAACTATCATACTGTTATTTTCTTAATACATGTTCAAGTTGCAAAACctattgtctttttttaataagtttactAGATTGATGTtgagcaaaatcaatactacATATCTAAAACGTTATGTTGAAGACAAGCTAATACAGTGAAGATGAGTTAATGCGGTGAAGTCTCCGATTCCCGGTCGTCTCTGATTCCCTGTCACTTCTATAAGTTTCATGTCACACTGTAATGAAGCAGAAACAACTTTATAAATACACTGATCACTAACAATGGGCCTTTCTGTATTTGATCagcataaaatatttgaagGTAAACATTTACTGTCCAAGAAACGAATTCGGAATCAACATGATCAAGCGCTTTTGAAATGGAGATTTTCACACGTCTTTGACATACTACTTTCACTATTTAGCGGTTGATGTAAAAGTTATGGTCGATTTTTAATAGCTGAAAAATATTGCACATGCATTCACTTATATGTCAACAATTGTTCATATCAATAAGTGCtgaattaaatttacaattattaattaatcaaaCTGAAGTTGTCAAATTGCAGTGTAcaattagcccccccccccccaattttccTTTATAAATTCTTATATGAACTTGACCCTCGAcatttgaacttgaaatttaatattttttcttgaagAACTCCTAACAAAGTGTTAACCGTTTATCAGATTTTTTAAGAAAGTCTGAAACTCTGCCTGCCATTTGACTCCAGACCGCGTTTTAGACTACGCCTCcgaataaaaattccagctccAGTTAAACTCTGTAGAACTTGGCGAAAATTCATGGGATTGTTTCTCACACCTAAATCTAATTGCCTtccaaatttgaaatgaaatgaaccATATTAAAGAAAGTAATCAACTCCAAAGGCATCAAACCATCGTCCAGAGCAACGAAATTTCAACGCTTCgatatttgtatctaataaattcaagctcaaatttcactgaaaatctgTGTTTACATTTCTATTAGCTCCCTGTGACGACTTGTGTTGAAATTCtacgaaagataactcttccttcccagacttcgattttatatgaatttagtttacattttctttcagtttgtttatttaccAACTTGGCAGAAATACATGACTGGCCTTAATTCAGTTAAGATTTTCCGTACTTGTAATCCACAAATGCATGACAGTTAATAGATTTCTAAGCACGTGCATTTCAAATCAACAGGAGAATGTGCATCAGTTGAGCCGACGTGACATCCCCACACCTTCAAATACCCGCTGGCAACAAGAGTTTGGCCTGGATTGTTTTTTTCTAAGTCAACACTATCCGGCCACATTGTTGacaagcagcactgatttttattaataaactgatgaacaaatactgtTCTCTCAACCAATCACTAGGCGCCTATCTATTCTTCAGGTTTCACAACATTGGGTATTAACTTTAGATGGACGGAAGAAAAAAAGGCACTATTTCTATAATAGTGAAGTTTCTATAAAAGTATTTATTGCACGATCATGTTACAATTATGGATTAATCTTCAGCTTAGGACAGATATGTTATCAAAATAACGGTTTTTATAATTATACCAAGAGTAAACCCAGcagtcaaaatgaaattcttGAAACAACTTCGAGTACTTGGatggaaaatttattttgtaatatattgttGACTAGTCTCTATTTACATCTAACTATAGTGACTCCAAAAGGAGATTGGTTTGTCAGTTATTTAGTTCGCCCCAATGAATAATTGTCTTGTTCTTGTACATAAAGTTACTGTATCATATTCTTCTTTTGTACCAAATATTACAGGCATGTCTTACTAAGAAACAAAACGAAACTATGaataaatatcacatttattgaGTTCTATCTATAGCTTGCTACAACTCACCAAAAATCATGTGTATACTTGTATTATGTATTTCATGGTTAACGTAAatagacagaaaaaaaataaattttgaagaaaaaaaaagcagtACACTTTAACTTAGTTACAATattgttcaaaaactatttacataaacacaagttttctatttacatgatcaatataaaaaaatgtgcCAAATCCACCAATAATATTCTTATTAagggcatttttaaaaatcttataattatatttactgatattcAGTTAACTTTCAGAGAAAAACATGTCAGGGGTCAATAACCAGTTTTAAGATGAAactttatctaaaaaatattacaaaaaggggaataactctttatttgtttggaattgcaGAACTCAAATTTAAGTTACTCCCCTTTGAATATGATGtttaatcaataaacaaaatttattctttgcaaataggaaaaataaaaaatcctcAGATATAAGCCCCAATTTTAAGTAACATCTTTTTCCCATCACTAAATTACAGGGTATTATAAAAGCATTCAAAAAGAACTCAATACATACTGTCAGATGATAATTTACTACCGTACTAAAATATAACTGATAAGCCATTTAAGGGAGTATAAAAACTAAATACTGTAGAGTTTATGTAcacataaataatcaaaatataaatccaAGTTATATGCActtctctgatatatgtacaattgatctacaAGACAACAACtacctatcttaaaaactgtatgaAGAGTTATGAAGAGTTATCCCTACAATGGgcgtaccctatatgcaatattctgcgTAAAATTGaccaagttcaacagctggattttttttatataaatttacaacaacaaaaaatccaAGTTATATGCACATctcttatatatgtacaattgatttgcagtacaataggggtacccttcTCGCAGCTGTATTTCTCCTTTGGAAAACTCGGTTCAAACAATTGATATCAATGTAAAATGACAAATTACTATTTTAAACACATAACATactgtgaaataaaaatgataagacaGAATAATAAGTAATTACTGTATAGTTCATGTACACATAACACAGGTTCAAATAATGGCGCGTTATTTAAAACAAGTCCAGATATGGGTCACTCCACAGATAATCCAGTTATATTCAATCTAAATTCTTCTTATTGTAGCAATGTTTCACATCAAATATGGTAACAATTGGCcgtgtagttttcaagaagaagttcaacatgtaaaattatAAAGGAAAGACGTATGACACACACCACACGATGACAGATAAAGACAAATTGTAATAGGTGACATGAGTGACTCGAGTCAGTGCGTACTTGAAGATAATGACGTCATATTGCAGTGAGTGGTCTACGTAGCCAATGTCTGTTTAGAACTGTCTTCCTCTGTAAGGATTTCAAGGAAGGTGTTCTATTTTCTCCCCCCAAGGTCAGGTAAAATTGGCCCATCTACAGGAAACAGAATAAACTAATGAATGATTTACTTAGTGATCAACACCAACATGATATTACTCAGATGAGGacatacccccgctctgatgtaaatatacaaaataagcaaagccgtcttaaacaggaagttgatgtccaatttgtacaaaaatagaTCCGAGCGTGTGGTGTGCGTTAACAaagaatgtgttaaaatttcaagcatatgCAAtcaatagttgctgagaaattcTTAACGAAAATTTGttatgcgacagaaatttttcttacagacagacagacggatgtaCAAAAGggcggacagacagacagacacacaagggtaaaacagtatatgGTAACTCCCTTCTCCTTCAGAGCGGGGGTATGATAACCAAAAATGTCAAATTGATAAAGATCtattacaaatttaaatcattcattttttttttacatccagTTTTTATAGACttcatataaacatttattctttgtttatgataattcatttttagcAAAGTAAAATGTGTATAACATTCCACACTCAGCAACAAACAGCCATGTTTGGATGATCACAAAGTGTGATataaacaggagtcagtattacagtccatgtgaattatacacagctcaatttcagctgcagatgttgaacaaagtgacaaacaacatgtgtggttttgagagcagactaaatttgtacagaaacatttacaacctgtcaatatcccAGCTATCTCCATTCTACGGCTGGTGTTGAGCTGGACATGGCGTCCCCATCAGGACAGGGTgtgtgttcatctacaacaagttattaattagctgttaattGATTAATATCATACATGGTATGTAATGATAGAGCTACACCTACAAATTAAAAGTTTAGATTGATAACACTGATACATGCTttaatatttatctattaaatgaattaaaccAATTTAATTAACTTGTAACAAAATAACTAATTAAAAGCCTCATTACATTAATTACAATGACCTTTCATTATAATTAACTAAATACAATGACGTGACTGCgcatatatttattgaaatagatacagctaaccctgtaacaatgagCTGTTTGtattgacaaacaatcacacagataaacatgtcttacatgtatcttattgactgataattaacacggactgtgtgtcttagttatctatatctaattaatgtgaatgataatgactcagacttacctgtcagagcgtcctgtctggtgatatacctgtatataaccaCTGTGTTGTTGTCCcatgatccgacccagagacggtgagtgttgacatcataactcaggctccgTGGATAGAATATCCCTGATGGCcttatcagtagatgtgacaggaactgaccgtccctgtctaacatctgtactgtgtAGGTTGtatcatcacacaccaggatgtgtgacagcgggTCAGTACAGATTCCCCATGGCTCtagtcctgatcctgatggatttcctgtgtaggagaaacgatgtcttcctccaggctctgtcaccactacagcaccagaCCCATACATATCATCaaagtcagacaccacgacatccccattgttgttctctgttatatagcgAGGTCCAATATACAGTCCCAGACCTGTATTGTCGTTCTGTATGGTAtgtgtgagttgtccactctggttgtaccgggttaccttgcccgTGCCTGTCCATGGTTGTCtatacatcccgaccagtagatccccagtggacggggacatcccaaccagtagatccccagtggacggggaccagtacacacaccgtgctctccatgtagagtctgttctctctataaatgtggtggttgttttcatatcctttgatagtttgttgatgttataattcctatctatataaatcagttcactctcactgttcactgtgtgtgaTCCTCTATATACATATAAACCACTCAatgaatcctccacacgatgtagagggacacctgttgtgtctgtcaacatgagattgtatagatcactgacccagacccggtctgatgtcacacaggaaatgtgataacactcatcaacacctgtcactgtgagagaGTGAAGTAACTCGGGGGGAgacatcagtttcagcagacactggtttccttgcTGTGGTTTTTCTGTCCCTGTGGTTGGGATttcactcagtgactccatcacatcagCAGTGGCTGGATTCAGATCTACAAACATCAGACACAAACAGTCAGATGGAACAGATTGATTACAAACATCACATCTTGTATAATGAATGTTACAGCAATGTTTGTCTGTTATAATGTatcaattatcattaaaaattaataattaacatatatgcatgcatgcaaTTAATAAAtccattcattttttattgtctGATAAATTGAATCACAGTTTACAGACAAGTTATCATTTACATCTCAATAAATGCATGTGATGTTGACTGTCTAtaaactattacatgtatatacatatacttacaTTATATTGACAAATGATAAAGATCACATCCTATATATGTCTGACTTGTAActacatattatataatttacaatgataatgagtcagacttacctgtcagagcgtcctgtctggtgatatacctgtatataaccaCCGTGTTGTTGGACAGTGATCCGACCCAGacacggtgagtgttgacatcataactcaggctccgTGGTGAGAATATCCCTGATGGTcttatcagtagatgtgacaggaactgaccgtccctgtctaacatctgtactgtttCGGTTGtatcatcacacaccaggatgtgtgacagcgcgtcagtacagattccacgtggccgtagtcctgatcctgatggagGTCCTGTGTAgtagaaacgatgtcttcctccacgctctgtcaccactacatcACCAGACCCATACATATCATCaaagtcagacaccacgacatccccattgttgttctctgttatatagtaaGGTTCACTATACAGTCCCATACCTGTGCTGTCGttctgtatggtttgtgtgagttgtccactctggttgtaccgggttaccttgcctgtgtATGTGTCATCGTTATACATCCCGACCAggagatccccagtggacggggaccagtacacacaccgtggccaccatgtagagtctgttctctctataaatgtggtggttgttttcatatcctttgacagtttgttgatgttagaattcctatctatataaatcagttcactctcactgttcactgtgtgtaatcctcCATCATATAAACCACTCAATGAATtctccacacgatgtagagggacacctgttgtgtttGTCAACATGAGATTGTCTCCatcatcactgacccagacccggtctgatgtcacacaggaaatgtgataacaacCACCAACACCTGTCAgtgtgagagattgatggaactcagcaccagacgtcagtttcagcagacactggtttcctacgcgtcggtttcctctctctgtgatttggattgcactcagtgactccatcacatcctccttgttgagtgactcagtcatggagagctggctggtgtggagtgtaaGATGTATCTGGGGGAGGGCTGTCTTTGTGAATGAGAGAAATTGTAGCGCACTGAATGTGAATTCTGGCTGTATATATCTGAGTTCATATTCCTGTAGGCTGACAATATGTCTGCTCATTTCTATCatctgttttaaacatctgtgtttgaaatcaaagtcacaaaacacatttttcatgaaatcttTTCTCACTTTGTTAATGAGATTCTTCAGTGCctgggcctttgttaacatctctgattgatagagggagaattctgtgtgacaggttttgaaatcagttttgattcgtggcaggagaacaggtctgtaaaagagagcctcacttctgatggtgtgaatggttcctctgtgttgttgtcgctTTGTTTTATAGGCTGTTTGTATATCCAGTATTTCATGCTGTCCTTGGCCATAGAGAAAACTTCTGAATCTGTGCGATTGGTCCTCTGAACAAGAATCACACACAGGAACTTGACAAGGTGCACAGTACTTTACATAAACATGGCTAggatgtctcacacagatctcttgtgttgggatgtagttgattttatcacggagtgacacaacatcatggtctatAGTTTGGAGATTttttacatggttctctttacactggggacacagatcacatggacacgatacacaCTGGTACTCTGTGTCCCCCGGACACTTAGAACACTTATGCGTCCTATATAGGGAGTTTGCTGTGTCCATGTCTATATCTTTGAATCACAACctgttaaatcaaaataaagtgttttaGAATTATGTCAACCGCattctttcaaaattattttataatataattaatttatacaatatcattacatgctttatataatatcattttgagTGTAAggaatatatcaatttaaaccagactttattttgaaataacaatatattttgatttatagaTAACTAATGGTCTATTATCATCAGATAATAAAAACACTCGAccaaaagataattttttttggttaaaactttgaaaaaattctttttgacattttctgcTAAACATTGGTGActttctccctctctctttttttctctaTCTGCATCATGcatactctctctctttctccctctctctctctctctttctataAATTCACTTCTTAACTTTCTCTcactctctccctctctctctctctacaaaATATGTACTTTCTGTCTCTTTCTGTCTCTATTTCTCCTGCCTGATCAACATGTACTCTTGCTCTCTTTGTCTCACTATCTCTGACCTtattcattaaacattctctctctctctctttctccctctctctcatTCCTTTTTCTtacaacatgtacatgaactctAACTCTGTCTCACTAAcatgaactctctctctctctctcttcctgaaatctgtactttatctttctctctctctttcattcACTTACAGAGCAacatgtactctctctctctctctctctctctctctctctctctctctctctctgtaacaTGCACTGTTTAACATGTACtcgtactctctctctctctctctgtttctctctccaaaatatgtcatctctttttttctctttctttctctaaTTCCCTTTCCTGACCAACATGTACTCTTTCTCTCTTTGTTTTACTATTTGTTTTTCTGACATTCTTCTTtgaacattctctctctctctctctctccttaatatgtactttctctttctttctctatctctctctcattcCACTTTCTGATCAACATGTACTCTTGCTCTCTTAGTCTCTCTATATATCTCTATCTCTGACATTCTTCATTAAacattctctctttctctctgtgtGTAACagtcactctctctctctctttctctttctgtGTAACGTTCACTGTTTAACATGTACTCTTGCTCTTTCTCTCACTCTACCACTATCTCTCTCCAAAATATgtactctctttctctcttttttctctAATGCCCTTTCCTGAACAACATGTATATTGCTCTCTTTGTCTCACTATCTCTGACATTCTTCATTAAGCTATCtctcgttctctctctctctctctctctctctctctctctctctcttagatATTTAGTATTTTCAGACATTCTCAAGGAAATACACATCTCTTTCTCCCAGTCCAACCCACATATATGCCAGCTTTCTGTGTCTATTTCTCTCTCATACAGATGTATgttcactctctctctctctctctctctatcattTGTTTAACATGTATTCTTGCTCTTTTTCTCCCACTCTCTGACTCTCTTTCCAAAATATGTActttctccctctctctttcATTCACTTTTCTAGCGAACATGTACTCTTGCTCTCTCTATCTCTGTTAttcttcattatacattatctctctctctgtctctctctgtctctctctctctctctctctctctcaaatgttTACTATTTTCAGACATTCTCTGTTAAGGAAATAGAAGTGTTCTTTATTCCAGTCTTTCCAACATGTATTCCCGGCCTTTGGGGTATTATTTCCCTCTCAATGAGACGTATGTACAtacccccccctctctctctctatctctctctccatAATATGTACTTTCTGTTTGTTTCtctttctatctctctctttcagTTTTCTGATCAACATGTACTTTTTCTCTCTTTGTCTCACTTTCTCTGACATTCTTCATTaatctctctcactctctctctctctatctcttaGATATTTAGTATTTTCAGACATTTCTCCCAGTCCTACCCACATATATGCCAACTTTCTGTGTCTATTTCTCTATCAAACAGATGTATGTTcaccccccccctctctctctctctctctctctctgacttttTCTGCTAAACATGTACTCTTTGTTCCTTTCTCCAACATAACAATGACTTAGTTTTAGGTCTGTTTTAGAGAAGTATATAGGCTTACCCAAAATTTGCATTTTGTCTGATCCTATTGTAACTTTTTTGTGAAATGTGACACTATCTAAACTGAGCTCTCATTCCGATGGATAGTGTATAAACTACATGCAAAATGCAGTTTTTTCTTTACCCCAGGTAGAGAACAGACTTTAACTGTTTGTCTAACTAATATgaactctctttctctctctctctctctctctctctctctctctctctatcattTGTTTAACATGTACTCTTGCTCTTTTTCTCCCACTCTCTGACTCTCTCTCCAAAATATGTActttctccctctctctttcATTCACTTTTCTAGCGAACATGTACTCTTGCTCTCTCTATCTCTGTTAttcttcattatacattatctctctctctgtctctctctgtctctctctctctctctctcaaatgttTACTATTTTCAGACATTCTCTGTTAAGGAAATAGAAGTGTTCTTTATTCCAGTCTGAtcctattgaaacttatctctctctctgtctctctctctgtctctctctctctctctctcaaatgttTACTATTTTCAGACATTCTCTGTTAAGGAAATAGAAGTGTTCTTTATTCCAGTCTGATCCTATTGAAACTcaccccccccctctctctctctctctctctctctctctctgacttttTCTGCTAAACATGTACTCTTTGTTCCTTTCTCCAACATAACAATGACTTAGTTTTAGGTCTGTTTTAGAGAAGTATATAGGCTTACCCAAAATTTGCATTTTGTCTGATCCTATTGAAACTTTTTTGTGAAATGTAACACTATCTAAACTGAGCTCTCATTACGATGGATAGTGTATAAA encodes:
- the LOC109619606 gene encoding uncharacterized protein, which translates into the protein MDTANSLYRTHKCSKCPGDTEYQCVSCPCDLCPQCKENHVKNLQTIDHDVVSLRDKINYIPTQEICVRHPSHVYVKYCAPCQVPVCDSCSEDQSHRFRSFLYGQGQHEILDIQTAYKTKRQQHRGTIHTIRSEALFYRPVLLPRIKTDFKTCHTEFSLYQSEMLTKAQALKNLINKVRKDFMKNVFCDFDFKHRCLKQMIEMSRHIVSLQEYELRYIQPEFTFSALQFLSFTKTALPQIHLTLHTSQLSMTESLNKEDVMESLSAIQITERGNRRVGNQCLLKLTSGAEFHQSLTLTGVGGCYHISCVTSDRVWVSDDGDNLMLTNTTGVPLHRVENSLSGLYDGGLHTVNSESELIYIDRNSNINKLSKDMKTTTTFIERTDSTWWPRCVYWSPSTGDLLVGMYNDDTYTGKVTRYNQSGQLTQTIQNDSTGMGLYSEPYYITENNNGDVVVSDFDDMYGSGDVVVTERGGRHRFYYTGPPSGSGLRPRGICTDALSHILVCDDTTETVQMLDRDGQFLSHLLIRPSGIFSPRSLSYDVNTHRVWVGSLSNNTVVIYRYITRQDALTDLNPATADVMESLSEIPTTGTEKPQQGNQCLLKLMSPPELLHSLTVTGVDECYHISCVTSDRVWVSDLYNLMLTDTTGVPLHRVEDSLSGLYVYRGSHTVNSESELIYIDRNYNINKLSKDMKTTTTFIERTDSTWRARCVYWSPSTGDLLVGMSPSTGDLLVGMYRQPWTGTGKVTRYNQSGQLTHTIQNDNTGLGLYIGPRYITENNNGDVVVSDFDDMYGSGAVVVTEPGGRHRFSYTGNPSGSGLEPWGICTDPLSHILVCDDTTYTVQMLDRDGQFLSHLLIRPSGIFYPRSLSYDVNTHRLWVGSWDNNTVVIYRYITRQDALTDLNPATADVMESLSKIPTTGTEKPQQGNQCLLKLMSPPKLLHSLTVTGVGGCFHISCVRSDRVWVSDDEDNIILTDTTGVPLHRVEHSDSVYTLSNGLHTVNSESELIYIGSNYNINKLSKDMKTTTTFIERTDFTWRQQCVYWSPSTGDLLVGMWNNRTGTGNMGKVTRYNQSGQLTQTIQNDNTGLGLYSDPNYITENNNGDVVVSDCNVFSEFDAVVVTERGGRHRFSYTGHPSGSGLQPCGICTDALSHILVCDGETDSVHMLDRDGQFLSHLLIRPSGIFSPRSLSYDVNTHCLWVGSPSNKTVVVYRYITRQGALTDEDTPRPDGDAMSSSTPAVEWR